One stretch of candidate division KSB1 bacterium DNA includes these proteins:
- a CDS encoding AbrB/MazE/SpoVT family DNA-binding domain-containing protein — protein MQIQVQKWGNSLAIRIPKSFAKETNIDKGSVVDLSISDGKLIVTPLSQEKYSLAQLLDEITNENIHEEIDSGDAVGKEIW, from the coding sequence ATGCAAATTCAAGTTCAAAAATGGGGAAACAGTTTAGCGATTCGAATACCAAAATCCTTTGCCAAAGAGACCAATATCGATAAAGGTTCGGTTGTTGACTTATCAATATCCGATGGTAAACTAATAGTAACACCATTATCCCAAGAAAAATATTCTCTTGCTCAATTATTAGATGAAATAACAAATGAAAATATCCATGAAGAAATTGATTCGGGAGATGCTGTTGGAAAGGAAATTTGGTGA
- the mazF gene encoding endoribonuclease MazF, producing MVTEINYIPDRGDLVWIDFNPQAGHEQAGRRPAVVISPKPYNKKVGLAILCPVTSKIKGYPFEVSIPSGFDITGVILSDQVKNMDWKVRQLSFIGKLPKNTLLETLKKLNTLIGT from the coding sequence TTGGTGACAGAAATAAATTATATTCCAGATAGAGGCGATTTAGTCTGGATTGATTTTAATCCTCAAGCTGGACATGAACAAGCTGGTAGACGGCCTGCAGTAGTCATTTCCCCAAAACCTTACAATAAAAAAGTTGGATTAGCCATTCTCTGTCCGGTAACAAGTAAAATTAAAGGTTATCCTTTTGAAGTAAGTATTCCGTCAGGTTTTGATATCACAGGCGTTATTCTTTCTGATCAAGTAAAAAATATGGATTGGAAAGTAAGACAACTCTCATTTATAGGTAAACTACCTAAGAATACACTTTTAGAAACTTTAAAAAAGTTAAATACATTGATTGGCACCTAG
- a CDS encoding ATP-binding protein: MLINRTITKNIQLDLSEKMVFIGGARQIGKTTLATKLIAPLFREFSYYNWDARNDRRKILHSEFPGSAELLIFDEIHKYPKWKNWLKGEYDIHKDRYKFLVTGSARLNIYRKGGDSLLGRYHYYTLHPLSLAEILNIKNELKTFEELPISSSNHVNDLELLERFGGFPEIFLKQNDRALRRWHNEKIERLFREDIRDLESVRDIGNMQLLSDILPSKVSSLLSVNAIREDLEVSHRAVTNWLSILDQFYYHFRIYPYHKKSIRSLKKDSKLYMFDWSEVPDDAARFENLIASHLLKFTQYLKEYEGYGAALYYLRNVDKKEVDFIVTIDDTPWFCVEVKLNDTKPSPSLFYFKERLNIPFAYQVIKKSNIDVFKQDIRVISADRFLISLI; this comes from the coding sequence ATGCTAATAAATAGAACTATCACAAAAAATATTCAACTTGATCTTTCTGAAAAAATGGTTTTCATTGGTGGCGCAAGACAAATAGGTAAAACCACGCTGGCAACGAAATTAATAGCGCCACTTTTCCGTGAATTTTCCTACTATAACTGGGATGCCAGAAATGATCGAAGGAAAATACTTCATTCGGAATTTCCCGGGTCGGCCGAGCTTCTTATATTTGATGAAATCCATAAATATCCAAAATGGAAAAACTGGCTTAAGGGCGAATATGATATTCATAAAGATCGCTACAAGTTTTTAGTCACCGGCAGTGCGCGTCTGAACATTTATCGAAAGGGAGGGGATTCATTACTGGGTAGATACCATTATTATACCCTGCATCCTTTAAGTTTAGCGGAGATATTAAACATAAAAAACGAGTTAAAAACGTTCGAAGAATTACCGATTTCCAGCTCAAATCATGTTAATGATCTTGAATTATTAGAGCGCTTTGGTGGTTTCCCGGAAATTTTTTTAAAACAAAATGATCGGGCTCTGCGCAGATGGCACAATGAAAAAATAGAACGATTATTTCGTGAAGACATTCGGGACCTGGAATCTGTCAGGGATATCGGAAATATGCAATTGTTAAGTGATATTCTGCCTTCTAAGGTAAGTTCCTTACTATCTGTAAACGCGATTCGGGAAGATTTGGAAGTAAGTCATCGGGCAGTTACGAACTGGCTTTCAATTCTTGATCAATTTTACTATCACTTTCGAATCTATCCTTACCATAAAAAAAGTATAAGGTCATTAAAAAAAGACTCCAAGTTGTACATGTTCGACTGGTCTGAAGTTCCGGATGATGCCGCACGATTTGAAAACTTAATCGCTTCACATCTGTTAAAATTCACACAATATTTGAAAGAATATGAAGGGTATGGTGCCGCACTCTATTATCTCAGAAATGTTGATAAAAAAGAAGTCGATTTTATCGTCACTATCGATGATACTCCTTGGTTTTGTGTTGAGGTAAAGTTAAATGATACCAAACCCTCCCCCTCTTTGTTTTATTTTAAGGAAAGATTGAATATCCCGTTTGCTTACCAGGTCATCAAAAAATCCAATATTGATGTTTTTAAACAGGACATCAGAGTTATCTCGGCTGATCGCTTTTTGATAAGCCTCATATAA
- the rapA gene encoding RNA polymerase-associated protein RapA yields the protein MNNFKIGQRWISEMEPELGLGIVKQIDNRFVEIHFPASECEYKYAIASAPLKRVEFRAGDTVKSRDGKSFTIKSTSDEDGIIIYQGENVELPESELNDFLSFTTPLDRLMNGFIDKNRDFNLRYRSLINQYQTRKSAIRGFIGGRIDLIPHQLYVVHEVASLPIPRVLLSDETGLGKTIEVCLVLHRLLINGRINRVLILVPHSLVHQWFVELLRRFNLIFRIFDEEYCESFESSNPATNPFLDDQLGLCNIDFLTTHPKRTKQAIAAGWDMLVIDEAHHLTEKSPEYDLAKKLSAVSKGLMLLTATPEQLGHRSHFARLHLLDPARYPDFNLFEREENLYQEVTIIANKLVESGKLNKSEYQKLTILSPQYFAKAGESFAVDLQKKADFRNQVIEDLLDRHGTGRAVYRNTRATMTGFPKREALLIPLQANDESPEYQRNEFEADQDFNQKKIKYNYSNDPRINWLVQFLKKQKYKKVLLICHSIEKVKAIEEALRSQVNVNIAIFHEELTLIRRDRNASWFAEKNGAQILVCSEIGSEGRNFQFSHHLVLFDLPLDPELLEQRIGRLDRIGQKETIFIYVPYFTGREYEILARWYHEGLNAFEENVPGVYQIFQNVSGELKELIVNKQSSRFEKFLQETRKQKSGIAQKLKKGRDRLLELNSFRPKIAENLIREIKTVDRKRALEKFMLDVFSLYGIRHDAIFDRTYKLKLSLLSNPEFPLPVLKHDDLTVTFDRTTALSHEYIEFLTWDHPMVIGVMDLILGSEKGNCTVAVWPDEETQEILLEAIFVLECVAPKSLYVDRFLPPTPVRVVVNHLLQDCRETHPVEVLAKHLQKSKEMRVLDNPEVRQELIPKMLNQCKKLAEKNVPGIIKDGLHLMDASLAKEVARLVELRKVNKNIKQEEISICEKEIDALREAILSARLRLDALRFITRGKL from the coding sequence GTGAACAATTTCAAAATTGGCCAGCGCTGGATCAGTGAGATGGAGCCGGAGCTGGGACTCGGTATTGTTAAACAGATCGATAATCGATTTGTCGAAATTCATTTTCCTGCCAGCGAATGTGAGTATAAATATGCAATTGCTTCCGCCCCGCTAAAACGAGTAGAGTTCAGAGCCGGCGATACGGTCAAATCCAGGGATGGGAAAAGTTTTACGATCAAATCAACCTCAGACGAAGACGGCATCATCATTTACCAGGGTGAGAATGTTGAATTGCCGGAAAGTGAACTCAATGATTTTCTAAGTTTCACAACACCGCTCGATCGCCTGATGAACGGTTTTATCGATAAAAACCGTGATTTCAATCTGCGCTACCGCTCGTTAATCAATCAATATCAGACCCGTAAATCGGCCATTCGCGGTTTCATTGGCGGTCGCATCGACTTGATTCCGCATCAATTGTATGTTGTGCATGAGGTTGCCTCCCTGCCCATTCCCCGGGTTCTACTGTCTGATGAAACCGGTCTGGGAAAAACCATCGAAGTGTGTCTGGTACTGCACCGCTTGCTGATTAATGGCAGGATCAACCGGGTTTTGATCCTGGTGCCCCATTCTCTTGTTCATCAATGGTTTGTAGAACTTTTGCGGCGTTTTAATCTTATTTTTCGAATTTTTGATGAAGAATACTGTGAATCATTCGAATCATCAAATCCGGCTACGAACCCTTTTCTCGATGATCAATTGGGACTTTGCAATATCGATTTTTTAACAACACACCCTAAACGGACAAAACAGGCCATTGCCGCCGGATGGGATATGCTGGTCATAGACGAAGCCCATCATCTTACGGAAAAAAGCCCGGAGTATGATTTGGCCAAAAAGTTAAGCGCCGTCTCCAAGGGTTTGATGCTACTCACCGCAACCCCGGAGCAATTGGGTCATCGCAGTCATTTTGCCCGCCTTCATTTGCTTGATCCGGCCAGGTATCCTGATTTTAATCTTTTTGAGCGGGAAGAAAATTTATACCAGGAAGTTACCATCATCGCGAATAAACTTGTGGAATCCGGCAAACTGAATAAATCTGAATATCAAAAGCTGACAATACTTTCTCCTCAGTATTTCGCTAAAGCTGGTGAATCCTTTGCCGTTGATTTGCAGAAAAAAGCGGATTTCCGAAACCAGGTAATTGAAGATCTGCTGGATCGTCATGGCACCGGACGTGCAGTATATCGCAACACACGAGCGACCATGACCGGTTTCCCGAAACGTGAAGCTTTATTAATTCCTTTACAAGCCAATGACGAATCTCCGGAATATCAAAGGAACGAATTTGAAGCTGACCAGGATTTTAATCAAAAAAAAATTAAGTACAATTATAGTAATGATCCCAGGATCAACTGGCTTGTTCAATTTTTAAAAAAGCAAAAATACAAAAAAGTATTGCTGATCTGTCACTCGATAGAGAAAGTAAAAGCGATTGAAGAGGCTTTGCGAAGTCAAGTCAATGTCAACATTGCAATATTCCATGAAGAGTTGACCCTCATTCGAAGGGATCGTAATGCAAGCTGGTTCGCTGAAAAGAATGGCGCACAAATCCTGGTTTGCTCTGAGATTGGCAGCGAGGGACGAAATTTTCAATTTTCCCATCACCTTGTTTTATTTGACTTGCCATTAGATCCCGAGCTTTTGGAGCAGCGTATTGGCCGTCTTGACCGCATCGGCCAGAAAGAGACTATTTTTATTTATGTTCCATATTTTACTGGCCGTGAGTATGAAATCCTGGCGCGTTGGTACCATGAAGGATTAAATGCATTCGAAGAAAATGTTCCGGGGGTGTACCAAATATTTCAAAATGTGAGTGGTGAATTAAAAGAATTAATAGTCAATAAGCAATCCTCTCGATTTGAAAAATTTTTACAAGAAACAAGAAAACAAAAATCCGGAATTGCACAAAAATTGAAAAAGGGAAGAGACCGTCTTTTGGAACTGAACTCTTTCCGACCCAAAATAGCAGAAAATCTGATCCGGGAAATAAAAACAGTCGATCGGAAAAGGGCCCTGGAAAAATTTATGCTGGATGTTTTTTCCCTCTATGGAATTCGCCATGATGCAATTTTTGATCGAACTTACAAATTAAAACTTTCCCTGTTATCCAACCCGGAGTTTCCCCTACCGGTATTGAAGCATGATGATTTAACCGTAACCTTTGATCGCACCACAGCGCTTAGCCATGAGTATATCGAATTCCTAACCTGGGACCATCCCATGGTTATTGGTGTCATGGATTTAATACTAGGTTCGGAAAAGGGCAATTGTACGGTTGCCGTTTGGCCGGATGAGGAAACCCAGGAAATATTGCTGGAGGCCATTTTTGTCCTGGAATGTGTGGCCCCGAAAAGTTTGTATGTCGATCGCTTTTTACCACCTACCCCGGTTCGTGTAGTGGTAAACCATTTACTTCAGGATTGCCGTGAAACCCATCCGGTAGAGGTATTAGCAAAACATCTACAGAAAAGCAAGGAGATGAGGGTACTGGATAACCCGGAAGTCAGGCAGGAGCTCATTCCAAAAATGCTCAACCAGTGTAAAAAGCTGGCGGAAAAAAATGTCCCTGGAATTATCAAGGACGGTTTGCACTTGATGGACGCTTCACTCGCGAAAGAAGTGGCCCGTCTGGTGGAACTAAGAAAGGTGAATAAGAACATCAAGCAAGAAGAGATTTCCATTTGTGAAAAAGAAATAGATGCGCTTCGGGAAGCCATACTTTCGGCCAGGCTCAGGTTAGACGCATTGCGATTCATCACCAGGGGAAAACTGTAG
- the rho gene encoding transcription termination factor Rho, with protein MSEPTKGVMKYQRGIGFLRDPKRSFDPDPNDAKVSAQLIKEYGLVDGAEVSGTASSNEKGWHLETVDTICGLTPKQFKARPQFKELIAISPTERIRLGDGGNTSMRIIELIAPIGKGTRGMIVAPPKTGKTQLLEEIANAIYSGEPDTRIIVLLIDERPEEVTHFRRNVPAQVLASSNDQDVEAHVNLAELTLSHIRCELECGRDIVVLIDSLTRMSRAFNLHTPGTKRTLTGGLDANALVIPRKFFGVARNIENGGSVTVIATAMIQTGSRMDDFIFEEFKGTGNSEIVLDRSLSEFRIFPAINLMASSTRKEELLYDAHEMKWLNMLRRQLAQTEPKEAMLGMLKLMKMAPTNDRLFLKISPEI; from the coding sequence ATGTCAGAACCAACTAAGGGTGTTATGAAATATCAACGGGGTATTGGCTTTTTACGTGATCCCAAACGGTCATTTGATCCCGATCCTAATGATGCTAAGGTGTCAGCTCAGCTGATCAAAGAATATGGGCTAGTAGATGGTGCAGAAGTTAGCGGAACCGCAAGCAGTAATGAGAAGGGTTGGCACCTGGAAACCGTTGATACAATTTGCGGTTTAACGCCAAAGCAGTTCAAGGCCCGGCCACAGTTTAAAGAGCTGATCGCTATCAGCCCAACAGAGCGAATTCGGCTCGGAGATGGTGGCAACACCTCGATGCGTATTATAGAATTAATCGCTCCCATCGGCAAGGGAACTCGCGGCATGATCGTAGCGCCTCCCAAAACCGGTAAAACCCAGCTTCTGGAAGAAATAGCCAATGCAATTTACTCCGGCGAACCGGATACCCGAATTATTGTTTTGCTTATCGATGAACGACCGGAGGAAGTTACCCATTTTCGCCGCAATGTTCCAGCTCAGGTGCTGGCTAGTTCTAACGATCAAGATGTTGAAGCACATGTTAATCTCGCAGAGCTGACACTGTCTCACATTCGTTGCGAATTAGAATGTGGCCGTGATATTGTGGTCCTGATCGACAGCCTTACCCGGATGAGCCGTGCCTTTAACCTGCACACCCCAGGCACAAAGCGTACATTAACCGGCGGATTGGATGCTAATGCCCTTGTGATTCCCAGGAAATTTTTTGGGGTGGCACGCAATATTGAAAATGGCGGTTCAGTAACAGTAATCGCAACTGCGATGATCCAAACCGGTTCTCGCATGGATGATTTTATCTTCGAAGAGTTTAAAGGTACTGGCAATAGTGAGATTGTCCTGGATCGCTCACTCTCAGAATTTAGAATTTTTCCAGCTATTAACCTGATGGCCAGCAGCACTCGCAAAGAAGAGCTGCTTTACGATGCGCATGAAATGAAATGGCTGAACATGCTGCGGCGCCAACTTGCGCAAACTGAGCCAAAGGAAGCAATGCTCGGCATGCTTAAGCTTATGAAAATGGCTCCTACCAATGATAGGTTATTTTTAAAAATATCACCTGAAATATAA
- a CDS encoding DUF2752 domain-containing protein encodes MIKIYSETQFPANRILAKSLVASALLFILLASLFLNPEKFSLVTCIFRENTGYSCPSCGLSRSFYAMSHLNLLESFGFHLMGPILYLGLVILFLKYLFEVVTRREIRIKIKPFMTKISIALFLCLWMGFSVIRFFSEF; translated from the coding sequence ATGATCAAGATATATTCTGAAACGCAATTTCCTGCAAATAGAATATTAGCTAAGTCACTTGTTGCATCTGCTTTGCTTTTTATATTGCTAGCATCCCTGTTTTTGAATCCGGAAAAATTTAGCCTGGTAACTTGTATCTTCCGCGAGAACACAGGCTATAGCTGCCCCAGTTGCGGATTAAGCCGTTCCTTTTATGCCATGTCTCATTTGAATCTATTGGAATCCTTTGGATTTCATTTAATGGGCCCCATACTTTATTTGGGGTTGGTGATTTTGTTTCTGAAATATCTTTTTGAAGTTGTAACAAGAAGAGAGATTCGAATAAAAATAAAGCCTTTTATGACCAAAATTAGCATCGCACTTTTTTTATGTTTATGGATGGGTTTTAGTGTAATTCGATTTTTTAGTGAATTTTAG
- a CDS encoding alpha/beta hydrolase: MVITSLFFATNRKHRGNNQWSPSGYGKNFSKDGMQNLRFGELKLQVNERVVQNFLTIEADGRQGDGEQLAKYLTGLVKKAKITAYKEETADADEEIPSENNPSTKLFKTLKKLMENAADVVVYIHGYNVSWEEAVGAAMALQYMFNKNRDSHQKDVVVVLFSWPSDGSLLPFAAYKSDRSDAEGSGHAVGRAILKLRDFLVKLRQNSLKQDEKLCNQEIHLLCHSMGNYVLQNALGKMIEHAEGPSLPRIFDHLFLCSADVNDDVLETDQPMSRLHELGRNITIYFNKGDIALRISDSTKGNPERLGHSGNAHPYLVHNKVHQADCSQIVGGLVEHSYYLWATVNEDIRLSIEGIEFDDNNLRRRQRRGHSNEWVLK; the protein is encoded by the coding sequence ATGGTAATCACTTCTCTATTTTTTGCAACAAACAGGAAACATAGGGGGAATAACCAATGGTCACCTTCCGGTTACGGTAAAAACTTTAGTAAAGATGGAATGCAGAATTTACGGTTCGGTGAACTTAAATTGCAAGTAAACGAACGGGTAGTACAAAATTTTCTGACAATAGAAGCTGACGGAAGGCAAGGTGACGGTGAACAGTTAGCCAAGTATTTGACAGGGTTAGTAAAGAAAGCCAAAATCACAGCGTATAAAGAAGAAACCGCTGATGCAGATGAGGAAATTCCTTCTGAAAATAATCCTTCTACAAAACTTTTTAAAACTTTGAAAAAGCTTATGGAAAATGCTGCTGATGTAGTGGTGTATATTCACGGATATAATGTGTCATGGGAAGAAGCAGTTGGTGCGGCCATGGCATTACAATACATGTTTAATAAAAACCGAGATAGTCACCAAAAAGATGTAGTTGTTGTTCTCTTTAGTTGGCCGTCCGATGGAAGCTTATTGCCCTTTGCCGCTTATAAATCAGATCGATCTGATGCGGAAGGATCAGGGCATGCGGTAGGTAGAGCAATATTAAAACTTCGTGATTTTTTAGTGAAACTTCGACAAAATTCGCTTAAACAAGATGAGAAATTATGTAATCAAGAAATCCATTTACTTTGTCACTCTATGGGCAATTATGTACTGCAGAATGCACTTGGTAAAATGATTGAACATGCAGAAGGGCCATCCTTGCCGAGAATATTTGACCATTTATTCTTATGTTCTGCGGATGTTAATGATGATGTGTTGGAAACGGACCAACCCATGAGTAGATTGCATGAGCTTGGCAGAAACATAACAATTTACTTCAACAAGGGTGACATAGCATTAAGAATTTCAGATTCTACCAAGGGCAACCCTGAACGGTTAGGTCATTCCGGAAATGCACACCCTTACTTAGTGCATAACAAAGTTCATCAGGCTGACTGTAGTCAGATTGTGGGTGGCCTGGTAGAGCATAGTTATTATTTATGGGCAACAGTAAATGAAGATATTCGGTTAAGTATTGAAGGAATAGAATTCGACGACAACAATTTGCGTAGGCGTCAACGAAGAGGACATTCCAATGAATGGGTTCTGAAGTAG
- a CDS encoding PD40 domain-containing protein has translation MKKLILLFCGLFLISTSHAQISAKLMRYMDVSDTQITFVYGGDIWVMPKSGGTAIQVTHSPGEESWPRFSPDGKSIAYNASYNGNVDIYVMPTLGGVPTRLTYQSHSDRMVDWHPDGKRILFASNRESGQQRFRQFYLVSKDGGNPEKLKVPYGELASYSPDGNFLAYITKITENYPFKRYRGGLASDIIIYDLRNNSAENITNNHANDGKPAWAGDKVYFLSDQAKNMRLNIWVYDTQTKTTSQVTQFNDFDISFLSAGPNDLVFEAGGLLYLMDLNSQQYKPVSVNVVSDLSAEMARSKDVSKSIRNMTAGPEGKRIVFEARGELFNVPALDGYVINMTQSSGAFDHDPAWSPDGKQIAYWSDRSGEYEIYLQASDGTSEPKKLTNRKMGFGYALFWSPNSKKLAFIDETNNISVVDAESGKVTTAGNTHWNVGHGGRFRYPISWSPDSKWIAFNQGMENANNAIFLYDVENGTSHQATSSFYEDSYPVFSADGKYLFYLTNRSLSANYSDMDGTWIYPNSTQIASLSLTKDTPSLLKPKNDEFKKEEKKEKEDDDEKDEKGDKEEKKSEEETPEVIIDFDNLEARLVLLPPKAGNIAALMPFKDKLVYLRRPNTGSEESSSSLIFYDFEKREEETILSDVNSAKVTADGKSLIVSSKEKYGIIKPEAKQKIEKPIPTDGLVMELVPREEWQQIFTDTWRRHRDFFYDPNMHQVDWKKLRQRYGALIEDARTRWDVRFIQSNLAAELSAGHTYTRGGDVESVSQLVTGFLGIDWEMNNDMYRIKRIVTPAVWDTEVRSPFDMPGVDVQIGDYILSVNGVALDLKKDPYAAFEGLSGKTVYLAVSRTGIKEESKNHVIKCLTQREEMNLRYLEWIENNRKMVDKLSDGQLGYVYMSNTGSRGQLELVRMYYGQLDKKGFIIDERFNGGGQLADRFLELMQRPVVYNLHWRHGRDHTWPIKTNTGPIGMLINGWAGSGGDGLPWAFQELKAGPIVGERTLGILVGPATGHRLIDGGSITVPGARLYDNDGHWFWEGEGVTPDFKVWDDPNILVQGKDPQIEKVVEEVLKLLKTNPPMMTPAPPLEDRTAKGLSAKK, from the coding sequence ATGAAAAAGCTAATCTTACTATTTTGCGGTTTGTTCCTAATCTCCACCTCACACGCCCAGATCAGCGCCAAGCTCATGCGCTATATGGATGTATCGGATACCCAGATCACCTTTGTGTATGGCGGCGATATCTGGGTCATGCCGAAAAGCGGCGGGACGGCGATCCAGGTTACCCATTCGCCGGGTGAGGAATCCTGGCCGCGCTTTTCACCGGATGGCAAATCCATCGCCTATAACGCCAGCTACAACGGCAACGTGGATATTTATGTCATGCCAACCCTGGGCGGTGTGCCAACCCGGCTGACCTACCAATCCCACAGCGACCGCATGGTCGACTGGCATCCCGATGGCAAGCGCATTTTATTTGCCTCAAACCGGGAAAGCGGCCAGCAGCGTTTCCGGCAGTTTTATTTGGTCAGTAAGGATGGTGGAAATCCAGAAAAGCTAAAGGTGCCGTACGGAGAATTGGCAAGCTATTCACCCGACGGCAATTTCCTCGCCTACATCACCAAGATTACCGAGAACTATCCCTTCAAACGCTATCGCGGCGGTCTGGCCTCGGATATCATCATTTATGATTTGCGCAACAATAGCGCCGAAAACATTACCAACAATCATGCAAACGACGGCAAGCCCGCCTGGGCCGGCGACAAAGTCTACTTCTTATCGGATCAGGCAAAGAACATGCGTCTCAACATCTGGGTCTATGATACCCAAACAAAAACCACTTCCCAAGTTACTCAATTCAACGATTTCGATATTTCCTTTTTGTCAGCCGGACCGAATGATCTGGTCTTCGAGGCCGGTGGCTTGTTATACCTGATGGATCTGAACAGCCAACAGTATAAGCCGGTGTCGGTGAATGTGGTAAGCGACCTGTCGGCAGAAATGGCTCGATCTAAAGATGTCAGCAAAAGCATCAGAAATATGACAGCCGGTCCCGAGGGCAAGCGCATCGTCTTCGAAGCCCGCGGCGAATTGTTTAATGTGCCGGCGTTGGATGGCTATGTCATCAATATGACCCAATCCAGCGGCGCATTCGATCACGATCCGGCCTGGTCGCCGGATGGTAAGCAGATTGCCTATTGGAGCGACCGTTCCGGCGAATATGAGATTTACCTGCAAGCCAGCGATGGCACTTCAGAACCGAAAAAATTGACCAACCGAAAGATGGGTTTTGGCTATGCCCTGTTTTGGTCGCCTAATAGCAAGAAGCTGGCTTTCATCGATGAGACCAATAATATCTCTGTGGTAGATGCGGAAAGCGGAAAAGTAACGACCGCAGGCAATACCCATTGGAATGTTGGGCATGGCGGACGTTTTCGTTACCCGATTTCCTGGTCGCCGGATTCAAAATGGATAGCATTTAACCAGGGCATGGAAAACGCCAATAATGCCATCTTCCTGTACGATGTTGAGAATGGCACATCTCACCAGGCAACCAGCAGTTTTTATGAAGATTCATACCCGGTTTTCAGCGCCGACGGCAAATACCTATTTTACCTGACCAATCGCAGCCTGTCAGCGAACTACTCCGATATGGACGGTACCTGGATATATCCTAACTCTACCCAGATTGCTTCTCTTAGCCTGACCAAGGATACGCCATCGCTCCTGAAACCGAAAAATGATGAATTCAAAAAAGAGGAAAAGAAAGAAAAGGAAGATGATGACGAGAAGGATGAAAAGGGAGATAAGGAAGAAAAGAAATCAGAAGAAGAGACACCCGAGGTCATCATTGATTTTGATAACCTGGAAGCCCGGCTCGTACTCCTGCCGCCAAAAGCTGGAAATATTGCCGCACTGATGCCCTTCAAGGATAAGTTGGTATACTTAAGGCGTCCCAATACCGGTTCGGAAGAGAGCTCGTCATCCTTGATCTTTTACGACTTCGAGAAAAGAGAAGAAGAGACGATCCTTTCTGACGTAAACAGCGCTAAAGTAACAGCGGATGGCAAATCTCTGATAGTCAGCAGCAAAGAGAAATACGGCATCATCAAGCCGGAGGCGAAACAAAAGATCGAGAAACCCATCCCCACCGACGGCCTGGTGATGGAACTGGTGCCGCGGGAGGAGTGGCAGCAAATATTCACGGATACCTGGCGCCGGCACCGGGATTTTTTCTATGATCCCAATATGCACCAGGTCGATTGGAAAAAATTACGGCAGCGTTACGGCGCCTTGATCGAAGATGCCCGCACACGATGGGATGTGAGGTTTATCCAGTCCAATTTGGCTGCGGAACTCAGCGCCGGCCATACCTACACCCGGGGCGGAGATGTTGAAAGCGTCTCCCAACTGGTTACCGGATTCCTGGGCATCGATTGGGAAATGAATAACGACATGTACCGCATCAAACGCATCGTAACGCCGGCAGTGTGGGATACGGAGGTGCGGTCGCCATTCGATATGCCAGGTGTGGATGTGCAGATCGGCGATTATATCCTGTCGGTAAATGGCGTGGCGCTGGATCTTAAAAAAGATCCTTATGCCGCCTTCGAAGGGCTGTCGGGGAAAACGGTTTACCTGGCCGTCAGCCGGACCGGTATAAAAGAGGAAAGTAAAAACCATGTGATCAAATGCCTGACCCAGAGGGAGGAGATGAACCTGAGATATTTGGAATGGATCGAAAACAACCGCAAAATGGTCGATAAACTTTCGGATGGTCAGCTCGGCTATGTCTATATGTCCAATACCGGCAGCCGCGGCCAGCTGGAGCTGGTGCGAATGTATTATGGACAATTAGATAAAAAAGGATTCATCATCGACGAGCGTTTTAACGGCGGCGGGCAGCTAGCCGATCGTTTCCTGGAATTGATGCAGCGCCCGGTTGTTTACAACTTACACTGGCGCCATGGCAGAGATCACACCTGGCCGATAAAGACCAATACCGGACCCATTGGCATGCTGATCAATGGTTGGGCTGGTTCCGGCGGCGATGGCTTGCCCTGGGCGTTTCAGGAGCTGAAAGCAGGTCCTATCGTCGGCGAGCGGACATTGGGCATCCTGGTCGGGCCAGCCACAGGCCACCGCTTGATCGATGGCGGCAGCATCACCGTTCCCGGCGCCAGGCTCTACGATAATGACGGGCACTGGTTCTGGGAAGGAGAGGGTGTGACCCCGGACTTCAAAGTGTGGGACGATCCCAATATCCTGGTGCAAGGTAAAGATCCCCAGATCGAAAAAGTGGTTGAGGAAGTTTTGAAACTGTTGAAAACCAATCCACCTATGATGACACCGGCTCCACCGCTGGAAGATCGTACGGCTAAGGGCTTGAGTGCGAAGAAGTGA